A single genomic interval of Antarcticibacterium arcticum harbors:
- a CDS encoding helix-turn-helix domain-containing protein, translated as MMDTKKQALEKLKGHIKPDTGKWKEDVQWRRENRGWLRKSQKIAFDILQTLRAQKRSQKDLAAAMNVSPQQVNKWVKGRENFTLETIDKLERALGVDLLQQGQQTQSQALTHSFKTHYEAVSAEKEKIQSAEGGTRVIKLNPSEFTIAQQTG; from the coding sequence ATGATGGACACAAAAAAACAAGCTCTTGAAAAATTAAAAGGGCACATAAAACCAGATACCGGTAAATGGAAAGAGGATGTGCAGTGGCGCAGAGAAAACCGCGGATGGCTAAGAAAATCTCAAAAGATCGCTTTTGATATCCTTCAGACCCTTCGTGCGCAAAAAAGATCTCAAAAAGATCTGGCCGCAGCAATGAACGTTTCTCCCCAACAGGTGAACAAATGGGTAAAAGGGAGAGAGAACTTTACTTTGGAAACAATTGATAAACTGGAAAGAGCATTGGGGGTGGATCTCCTGCAGCAGGGACAGCAGACTCAAAGTCAAGCTCTCACCCACTCTTTTAAAACCCACTACGAGGCAGTATCTGCCGAAAAGGAAAAGATCCAAAGTGCTGAAGGAGGAACAAGAGTAATAAAATTAAATCCTTCAGAATTTACTATAGCTCAGCAAACAGGATGA
- a CDS encoding DNA methyltransferase, with product MTNNYDKLQKVLTEVFQLDKAELDFGIYRIMNQKRNDVEKFLTEKLPLQVRSILEQYNKGDTAELQKELDKTVNLLKDAGVDPYSSSKVKELKSKIENGTSIDTLEQDVFSHLASFFKRYYKEGDFISLRRYKKDVYAIPYEGEEVKLHWANHDQYYIKTSEYLKNYAFKLPGDKTVKFELKEASTEQNNNKASKDKERRFALYTEDPVTVKGNTLVINFTYEPQKKAVKQDALIEKAIKELSGKVPQAFHEVFTLKPTEKNKKRILLEKHINDYTARNSFDYFIHKDLGGFLRRELDFYIKNEVLFIDDINTEDEVAFGTQISKIKALKQVAGKIITFLEQLENFQKKLWLKKKFVVSSNYCITLDRVPEEYYPEILKNEDQLKEWERIFDIKVKDLNGLKSEPFLVLDTKFFSPVFKDKLLADFDDLDEEANGLLINSENFQALGLIEYKYRNQIKGIYVDPPYNAKSSEIIYKNTFKHSSWLSFIENRISRSKRMLKKENGIFTIAIDENEQEKLGLLLSQIFPGYAKDCITIVHNASGQQGENFSYTNEFAYFLYPPGGRMIGLEKRDLKNADTRNLRDVTGEDSKREAAANCFYPILVKNKEIVGFGEVCADNYHPEGVNILREDGIIEIYPIDPQGVERKWRFARQTVERIKDELSVSYLQKREIYDIKRTKIHFNFKTVWTDSKYFANNQGTQILNNIIGKDKFSFPKSLYTVMDSIRAIEFGSSNPYIMDYFSGSGTTGHAVIALNREDSGNRKFILIEMGEYFNSVTKPRIQKVIYSDNWKNGKPQDKKGISQMFKYMSLESYEDALNNLVLQKDKMQRDLLSGNEGVEEEYLLKYMLDVESRGHLFNLEAFKNPFNYQLKVTENNELIPTTVDLVETFNYLLGLHVKRIQRIGAYKTVEGTTNKGDKVLVIWRNLEETDNSDLERFVNKAGFSILDGEFDTIYVNGDNNLANFRKDEDNWKVLLTEEVFFTEMFDLKDV from the coding sequence ATGACCAATAATTACGATAAACTACAAAAGGTACTTACTGAAGTTTTTCAACTGGATAAAGCCGAACTGGATTTTGGTATTTACCGCATTATGAACCAGAAAAGAAATGATGTGGAAAAATTTCTTACTGAAAAACTTCCTTTACAGGTTCGTAGTATCCTGGAACAATATAATAAAGGAGATACTGCAGAGTTGCAAAAAGAGCTGGATAAAACGGTTAATCTTCTTAAGGATGCCGGAGTAGATCCCTATTCCTCTTCAAAGGTAAAAGAATTAAAAAGCAAAATTGAGAACGGAACTTCCATAGATACCCTGGAGCAGGATGTGTTTTCGCACTTGGCTTCTTTTTTTAAACGCTATTACAAGGAAGGGGATTTTATTTCGCTACGCAGATACAAAAAAGATGTGTATGCCATTCCTTATGAAGGAGAAGAAGTAAAGTTACATTGGGCAAATCACGACCAATACTACATTAAAACTTCCGAATATCTAAAAAATTACGCTTTCAAACTTCCGGGAGATAAAACCGTGAAATTTGAACTAAAGGAAGCCAGTACAGAGCAGAACAATAACAAAGCTTCAAAAGATAAAGAACGTAGGTTTGCCTTATATACGGAAGATCCTGTAACTGTAAAGGGAAATACGCTGGTGATCAATTTTACTTATGAACCACAAAAAAAAGCGGTAAAGCAGGATGCACTAATAGAAAAAGCTATAAAAGAGCTATCTGGAAAAGTGCCTCAGGCTTTTCACGAGGTTTTCACTTTAAAACCTACAGAAAAGAATAAAAAGAGAATCCTACTGGAGAAGCATATCAATGACTATACTGCCCGCAACAGCTTTGATTATTTTATTCATAAAGACCTGGGAGGCTTTTTACGAAGGGAGCTGGACTTTTATATCAAAAATGAAGTACTGTTCATAGACGATATTAATACCGAGGATGAAGTTGCCTTTGGAACCCAGATCTCCAAAATAAAAGCACTGAAACAGGTGGCCGGTAAGATCATTACCTTTTTAGAACAACTGGAGAATTTCCAAAAGAAGCTTTGGCTTAAAAAGAAATTCGTTGTGAGCAGTAATTACTGTATCACCCTGGATCGCGTTCCGGAAGAATACTACCCAGAGATCTTAAAGAATGAAGACCAGCTTAAAGAATGGGAAAGAATATTTGATATAAAAGTTAAAGATCTGAATGGACTGAAAAGTGAACCTTTCCTCGTGTTAGATACTAAATTCTTTTCTCCTGTTTTTAAAGATAAATTACTTGCAGATTTTGATGATCTCGATGAAGAAGCTAACGGCTTATTAATCAATTCTGAAAATTTTCAGGCTTTAGGGCTTATAGAATATAAATACAGAAATCAAATTAAAGGAATATATGTAGATCCTCCTTACAATGCAAAATCAAGCGAGATAATTTATAAAAACACTTTTAAACATTCGAGTTGGCTTAGTTTTATTGAAAATAGAATTTCACGGTCAAAAAGGATGTTAAAAAAAGAAAATGGCATCTTCACTATTGCTATTGATGAAAACGAACAGGAAAAGTTGGGATTATTATTAAGTCAAATTTTTCCAGGATACGCAAAAGATTGTATTACTATTGTTCATAATGCTTCTGGACAGCAAGGGGAAAATTTTTCTTATACTAATGAATTTGCCTACTTTTTATATCCTCCTGGAGGAAGAATGATTGGTCTCGAAAAAAGAGATTTGAAGAATGCCGACACAAGAAATTTACGTGATGTGACTGGGGAAGATTCGAAAAGAGAGGCAGCTGCGAATTGTTTTTATCCAATATTAGTGAAAAACAAAGAGATAGTTGGCTTTGGTGAGGTATGTGCCGATAATTACCATCCTGAAGGCGTTAATATATTAAGAGAAGATGGGATAATCGAAATATATCCCATAGACCCACAAGGAGTAGAAAGAAAATGGAGGTTCGCTCGTCAAACGGTAGAAAGGATTAAAGATGAATTAAGTGTTTCTTATCTTCAGAAACGAGAAATTTATGATATTAAACGAACGAAGATTCACTTTAATTTTAAAACCGTTTGGACGGATAGCAAATATTTTGCTAACAACCAAGGCACACAAATTCTGAACAATATAATTGGAAAAGATAAATTTTCCTTTCCTAAGTCACTTTACACTGTAATGGACTCAATTCGAGCCATTGAATTTGGATCTTCTAATCCATACATTATGGATTATTTCAGCGGTTCCGGAACAACTGGCCACGCCGTTATAGCCCTAAACAGAGAAGATTCAGGGAATAGAAAATTCATTCTTATTGAAATGGGTGAATATTTCAATTCTGTCACTAAACCAAGGATCCAAAAGGTAATTTACAGCGATAATTGGAAGAATGGAAAACCACAGGACAAGAAAGGTATCAGCCAGATGTTTAAATATATGTCTCTGGAAAGTTATGAGGATGCTTTAAATAACCTGGTACTTCAAAAGGATAAGATGCAAAGAGATCTTTTAAGCGGAAATGAAGGTGTAGAGGAAGAATACCTTTTAAAGTATATGCTCGATGTGGAGAGTCGAGGGCATTTATTCAACCTTGAGGCCTTCAAGAATCCTTTTAATTACCAATTAAAAGTAACTGAGAACAACGAACTCATTCCAACAACAGTTGACCTGGTAGAAACCTTTAACTACCTGCTGGGACTTCACGTAAAACGAATTCAGCGCATAGGTGCCTATAAAACCGTAGAAGGAACAACCAATAAAGGAGATAAAGTATTGGTAATTTGGCGTAACCTGGAAGAAACAGATAATAGCGATTTGGAGCGTTTCGTAAATAAGGCAGGTTTCAGCATCCTCGATGGGGAGTTTGATACCATCTATGTCAATGGAGATAATAATCTTGCAAACTTCAGGAAAGATGAAGACAATTGGAAAGTACTCCTCACGGAGGAAGTTTTCTTCACCGAAATGTTTGATTTGAAAGATGTCTAA
- a CDS encoding SNF2-related protein codes for MNLTAHQAKYFAYELSKKVKSNSTEKFGATLMDAKVDLNPHQIQAALFAFKSPLSQGAILADEVGLGKTIEAGILLAQKWAEGSRRILIISPSSLRKQWMNELMDKFYLPSEVMETKIFNKRLKKGNKNPFENKDKIQICSYHFARNKAEYLQLVSWDLIVIDEAHFLRNVYRTGNKIAAEIQQAISPYKKVLLTATPLQNKIEELYGLVSFIDPNTFGDLKSFKKQFIRKEGGIDLDELKERIQPLCHRTLRRQVTEYINYKNRIPLTQTFEPSPKEQELYEKVTDYLQRETNYALPLAQKHLMTSVLRKLLASSSFAISGTLSSLIRRLKKLINDYNEDLEDFRREMEEQYEGFDEDVEEWDQNIEEIEATFDKENLTAADIENIKREIADLEGFLDLANSIQHNAKGDKLMIALRKGFEKLQELGANQKAIIFTESTRTQQYLYNMLQDSVYKDKILLFNGTNNEDISKKVYHNWVGNKKNAHRVTGSRDVDIRSAIVDTFKTEDYQLMIATEAAAEGINLQFCSMVVNYDLPWNPQRIEQRIGRCHRYGQEYDVVVINFLNTSNETDMRVFQLLEEKFSLFDGVFGASDEVLGSIESGVDFEKRLIQIYKQCRTKEEIDRAFDELQEEMREQIDERMKTTQEHLFKNFDAQVVQRLKTTLENTKKYISKYEDWLWKITKYSLQGKAEFNDRDHSFVLNGQSGNIAPKGLYSLDKKREEAWHYRLGHTLAEKIIESSKRLETPVGKISFDYSSNPLTYKELEDLKSKRGLLRVTNMKLNSPAENLDLIVFSGITENGEVLKDELCQFLLTLSSSFKTSGFQADYNKLEKNYQVQKQKHLDHIKNSDAQLLQTEIRKFEKWAEDRITSTELDLKDVKNKIKELERQTRTENISADDLLEIQKKIRKLDRKKAKLRREIFKVEDRILEERDQMIDEAENKLNRTMKEQELFTIAWEII; via the coding sequence ATGAACCTAACCGCTCACCAGGCGAAATATTTTGCTTATGAATTAAGTAAAAAGGTTAAATCCAACAGCACTGAGAAATTTGGCGCTACTTTAATGGATGCTAAGGTAGACCTGAACCCACACCAGATCCAGGCTGCGCTTTTTGCTTTTAAATCTCCGCTATCGCAGGGTGCCATACTTGCTGATGAAGTTGGACTTGGAAAGACCATCGAAGCTGGGATCTTACTTGCTCAGAAATGGGCTGAGGGTTCCCGGCGAATCCTTATCATCTCGCCTTCCAGTCTTCGAAAACAGTGGATGAATGAATTGATGGATAAATTTTATCTGCCTTCAGAAGTAATGGAAACCAAAATCTTCAACAAAAGACTAAAAAAGGGAAACAAAAATCCTTTTGAGAACAAGGACAAGATTCAGATTTGTTCCTATCATTTTGCACGAAACAAAGCAGAATATCTTCAGCTGGTTTCCTGGGACCTGATCGTTATAGATGAAGCGCATTTTCTGCGCAATGTTTACCGCACCGGCAACAAAATTGCTGCAGAGATCCAACAGGCTATTTCTCCTTATAAAAAGGTATTACTGACGGCAACTCCCCTCCAGAATAAAATAGAGGAGTTATATGGACTTGTAAGTTTTATTGATCCCAACACCTTTGGAGATTTAAAGAGTTTCAAAAAACAGTTTATCCGTAAGGAAGGGGGTATTGATCTTGACGAGTTAAAGGAGAGGATACAGCCTTTGTGCCACCGTACTCTTCGCCGGCAGGTTACTGAATATATTAATTACAAAAATCGCATTCCGCTCACTCAAACCTTTGAACCTTCTCCCAAAGAGCAGGAACTTTATGAAAAGGTAACAGACTATTTACAGCGAGAAACCAATTATGCCCTGCCGTTAGCCCAGAAGCATTTAATGACATCAGTGCTTAGAAAATTATTGGCCTCTTCATCTTTTGCAATTTCTGGTACCTTAAGTAGTTTAATTCGCCGTCTCAAGAAGCTCATTAATGACTATAATGAAGATCTGGAAGACTTCAGAAGGGAAATGGAGGAGCAGTATGAAGGTTTCGATGAAGATGTTGAGGAATGGGACCAAAATATTGAGGAAATAGAGGCAACCTTTGATAAGGAAAATCTCACCGCAGCCGACATTGAAAATATTAAGCGTGAAATAGCAGATCTCGAAGGATTCTTAGACCTTGCAAATAGCATACAGCATAACGCTAAGGGAGATAAGTTGATGATAGCCCTACGAAAAGGTTTTGAAAAGCTCCAGGAACTTGGTGCTAATCAAAAGGCGATCATTTTTACCGAATCTACTCGTACCCAGCAGTACCTGTATAATATGCTTCAGGATTCAGTGTATAAGGATAAGATCCTGCTCTTTAACGGTACTAACAATGAAGATATATCAAAAAAAGTTTACCATAATTGGGTAGGAAATAAAAAGAATGCACACAGGGTAACGGGTAGCCGTGATGTTGATATACGTTCTGCTATTGTAGATACTTTTAAAACCGAAGATTACCAGTTAATGATAGCTACAGAGGCTGCTGCTGAAGGTATAAACCTGCAATTTTGTTCTATGGTAGTAAATTATGACCTGCCCTGGAATCCGCAACGGATCGAACAGCGCATAGGTAGATGTCACCGTTATGGGCAGGAATATGATGTAGTTGTTATCAATTTTCTTAATACCAGCAATGAGACTGATATGCGGGTCTTTCAGCTTCTGGAAGAAAAGTTCAGCTTGTTTGACGGGGTTTTTGGCGCCTCAGATGAAGTATTGGGTTCTATAGAAAGCGGTGTAGATTTTGAAAAACGGCTTATCCAGATCTATAAGCAATGCCGCACGAAAGAGGAAATAGATCGCGCTTTTGATGAACTGCAGGAGGAAATGCGGGAGCAGATTGATGAACGAATGAAAACCACCCAGGAGCATCTTTTTAAGAATTTTGATGCTCAGGTAGTACAGCGACTAAAAACTACTCTGGAAAACACCAAAAAATATATCTCAAAATATGAGGACTGGCTGTGGAAGATCACCAAATATTCCTTGCAGGGAAAAGCCGAATTTAATGACCGGGACCATAGTTTTGTCCTGAATGGACAATCAGGAAACATTGCACCCAAAGGTTTATACTCACTTGATAAAAAGCGGGAAGAAGCCTGGCACTATCGCCTGGGCCACACCCTTGCAGAAAAAATAATAGAAAGCAGTAAAAGGCTAGAAACACCAGTGGGAAAAATTTCCTTTGATTATTCCTCAAATCCATTGACATACAAGGAACTTGAAGACCTAAAATCAAAGAGAGGATTACTTAGGGTTACGAATATGAAGCTCAATTCCCCTGCCGAGAATCTAGACCTAATCGTCTTTTCTGGAATAACAGAAAATGGGGAAGTACTAAAAGATGAACTTTGCCAGTTTCTTCTAACCCTATCGAGCTCTTTTAAGACTTCAGGGTTTCAAGCTGACTATAATAAATTGGAAAAAAACTATCAGGTACAGAAACAAAAACATCTTGATCACATAAAGAACAGTGATGCCCAATTATTACAGACTGAAATAAGAAAGTTTGAGAAATGGGCTGAAGACAGAATAACTTCAACTGAGCTTGATCTTAAAGATGTAAAGAATAAAATTAAGGAACTTGAGAGACAAACGCGTACCGAGAATATTAGCGCAGATGACCTTCTGGAGATTCAGAAAAAAATAAGGAAACTTGACCGCAAAAAGGCAAAGTTGCGCCGGGAGATATTTAAAGTTGAAGACCGTATCCTGGAAGAACGGGATCAAATGATAGATGAAGCAGAGAATAAATTAAACAGAACAATGAAAGAACAGGAGCTATTTACCATAGCCTGGGAAATTATATAA
- a CDS encoding type II toxin-antitoxin system RnlA family toxin: MSYKKLNLNRSIIKTTIETTVGTSVEIETSKKAEGFHIYKFTKTGFNPASLNIYYNNDGTTTLQPNTGKNQEWSKDIAGAISENCSVKEFNANSFYLKAIRIEDFNVVLDFLTHDCNAEVLSDTKNTNGRHIKLKGAQGDKMVLNHFNNGSFQAQGKPRMLFHDTIMILSELLPFKDIINTQLEYYETNLSSDDIIGELENRLPVAGKYIDDKIKSVISPSLALRKTDLALKDYSVFAFPILRGIEGVMKQLFASKGKLVTKDGFGELFENNGISVTFSQVTKSDIKSKNYEKALCDLYSFYSSHRHSLFHMDGTVSTSRIIDRPDAEHIINLGINVLESSYITLYS; the protein is encoded by the coding sequence ATGTCTTACAAAAAATTAAATCTCAATAGATCAATTATTAAAACCACTATTGAAACTACTGTTGGCACTTCTGTGGAAATTGAGACTTCAAAAAAAGCTGAAGGTTTTCATATATATAAATTTACCAAAACTGGATTTAATCCAGCTAGTTTAAATATTTATTATAATAATGACGGTACAACTACCTTGCAGCCTAACACTGGTAAAAACCAAGAATGGTCAAAAGACATAGCCGGTGCTATTTCAGAGAATTGTAGTGTTAAAGAATTTAATGCCAACAGCTTTTACTTAAAAGCAATAAGAATTGAAGACTTCAATGTAGTTTTAGATTTTCTTACCCATGATTGCAATGCTGAAGTCCTTTCAGATACGAAGAATACTAATGGGCGTCATATTAAATTAAAGGGTGCACAGGGAGATAAAATGGTCTTGAATCATTTTAATAATGGTTCATTTCAAGCTCAAGGTAAGCCGAGGATGCTCTTTCACGATACAATTATGATTCTTTCTGAATTACTTCCTTTTAAGGATATTATAAACACGCAGTTGGAATATTATGAAACCAATTTATCATCAGATGATATTATTGGAGAATTAGAAAATAGGTTACCTGTTGCAGGTAAATATATTGATGACAAGATAAAAAGTGTTATAAGTCCCTCCTTGGCTCTTAGGAAGACTGATCTGGCCTTAAAAGATTATTCTGTCTTTGCTTTTCCTATTTTAAGAGGCATTGAAGGAGTAATGAAACAGTTGTTTGCATCAAAGGGAAAATTAGTTACTAAAGATGGGTTTGGAGAGTTATTTGAAAATAATGGAATTAGTGTTACATTTAGTCAAGTAACTAAAAGTGATATTAAAAGTAAGAATTATGAAAAAGCTCTTTGTGACTTATACAGTTTTTATTCGTCTCATAGACATTCCTTATTCCACATGGATGGAACCGTAAGTACATCAAGAATTATAGACAGGCCAGACGCAGAACATATTATTAATTTAGGCATAAATGTGTTAGAAAGTAGTTATATTACTTTATACAGCTAA
- a CDS encoding type II toxin-antitoxin system RnlB family antitoxin — MTAQSTYKLKRLSRGDFPFVVLTLDTMRIDEYLADLEKVLKNKKAKGVIVFDLLLMNGLNDRFYSADFNGKSFNLNSFKPVENRGEQFQEESNRFFAKHFDLIFNSNMPKTKKFLIRNELEKFLAFKKLPVIHNL; from the coding sequence ATGACAGCACAATCGACATATAAGTTAAAGAGACTATCTCGAGGGGATTTTCCTTTCGTAGTTCTCACTTTGGACACCATGAGGATTGATGAATATTTGGCGGATTTGGAGAAAGTTCTTAAAAATAAAAAAGCAAAAGGTGTAATTGTATTTGATCTTTTATTAATGAATGGATTAAATGATCGCTTCTACAGTGCAGACTTCAACGGTAAATCATTTAATTTAAATTCTTTTAAACCAGTTGAAAATAGAGGTGAGCAATTCCAAGAAGAATCAAATAGATTTTTCGCTAAACATTTCGATCTAATTTTCAATAGTAATATGCCAAAGACTAAAAAATTTCTTATTCGAAATGAATTAGAAAAGTTTTTAGCTTTTAAAAAATTACCTGTTATACATAATTTATAA
- a CDS encoding DUF6730 family protein encodes MAKLEELSELLVSEIRNFEMAVKKLEEIQKKKITIDISEFKKAMSDHKLLMENQNSTTKRTVDHFENLMKDGNINPKWAVIVFIVSLALNCIGVMIILFL; translated from the coding sequence ATGGCAAAACTTGAAGAACTGTCGGAACTGCTGGTTTCAGAAATAAGAAATTTTGAAATGGCAGTTAAAAAGCTGGAGGAGATCCAGAAGAAAAAGATCACAATTGATATAAGTGAATTTAAAAAAGCAATGTCAGATCATAAATTACTCATGGAAAATCAAAATTCCACTACAAAACGAACTGTTGATCATTTTGAAAATTTAATGAAGGACGGTAATATCAATCCGAAATGGGCGGTGATAGTTTTTATTGTTTCATTGGCATTGAATTGTATAGGGGTTATGATAATATTGTTTTTATAA
- a CDS encoding relaxase/mobilization nuclease domain-containing protein, whose product MIGKGKAISHTRASMMYGWNQEKNAEVVFSQNLAGENPSEITSEFRFIQQMNQNCQKNTLSFVLSPTIEDGRNLNQKSLKEICERFMKEMKLGERQAIAFVHKDKDHKHIHLYVNRIDFNGKAYNDSFIGKRSQQAAEKVAEQMQLTTVKQLQVEKEFNLRDIRSEIKRRHDITMKQFQPKTFKEYIEVMKISKIEVIPCINKANKLQGFRFRFDGFNLKGSEIHRSMSIGNIGKQMAATVGVKNFIKNNTELFMLNKAVSLPTKLAANILKHAVKREIKRGFGF is encoded by the coding sequence ATGATTGGAAAAGGCAAAGCTATCTCCCATACTAGGGCATCAATGATGTATGGTTGGAACCAGGAGAAGAATGCGGAAGTAGTATTCAGCCAAAATCTGGCCGGAGAAAATCCTTCCGAGATTACTTCCGAATTTAGGTTCATCCAGCAGATGAATCAGAATTGCCAGAAAAACACACTCTCTTTTGTCCTGAGCCCCACGATTGAAGATGGTAGAAATCTAAACCAAAAAAGCCTGAAGGAAATTTGTGAAAGGTTTATGAAAGAGATGAAACTTGGAGAGCGGCAGGCAATCGCTTTTGTTCATAAGGATAAAGATCATAAACACATTCACCTTTATGTCAACCGGATAGACTTCAATGGCAAGGCATACAATGACAGCTTTATTGGAAAACGCAGTCAGCAGGCTGCTGAAAAAGTAGCGGAACAAATGCAACTCACAACGGTAAAACAGTTACAGGTCGAAAAAGAATTTAATCTGAGGGATATACGATCCGAAATAAAACGCAGACACGATATTACTATGAAGCAGTTTCAACCCAAAACTTTTAAAGAATATATAGAGGTGATGAAAATAAGCAAAATAGAAGTTATACCCTGTATTAATAAAGCCAATAAGCTCCAGGGTTTCAGGTTTCGATTTGATGGCTTCAATCTCAAGGGTAGCGAAATTCACAGGTCCATGAGTATTGGTAATATCGGGAAACAAATGGCTGCAACGGTTGGGGTCAAAAATTTTATAAAAAACAATACAGAGCTTTTTATGCTAAATAAAGCAGTGAGTTTGCCAACCAAACTGGCGGCGAACATTTTGAAGCACGCAGTAAAACGAGAAATTAAAAGAGGATTTGGATTTTAA
- the mbpA gene encoding mobilization protein MbpA: MKRGLPLREKEPKEQLIIPSKLLKDSNYISAKDFESKAAGTSESILSSNSRCVPVGTKMIAPFGRKKKEMFKAKRELVKFRCSVYEKKLLLVKAKRSGLSLSAYCREAASDKDIKERLTDNHLEIYKALIKFHNNFKSIGNMFRKKDPGLSQAVYQLADEIKLHLQKIKK, translated from the coding sequence ATGAAAAGAGGACTCCCATTAAGAGAAAAGGAACCTAAGGAACAATTGATTATTCCTTCAAAGCTTCTAAAAGACAGCAACTATATTTCAGCGAAAGATTTTGAATCTAAAGCAGCTGGAACTAGCGAAAGTATTTTGAGTAGCAATTCAAGATGTGTGCCTGTGGGCACAAAAATGATTGCTCCCTTTGGTCGCAAGAAAAAAGAGATGTTTAAGGCGAAAAGGGAACTCGTGAAATTCAGATGTTCCGTCTATGAAAAGAAGTTGCTATTGGTCAAGGCGAAAAGAAGCGGATTATCTCTTAGTGCATATTGCAGGGAGGCTGCTTCTGATAAAGATATCAAGGAGAGGCTGACTGATAACCATTTGGAGATCTATAAAGCGCTCATCAAATTCCATAATAACTTCAAGTCTATCGGGAATATGTTCCGAAAAAAAGATCCGGGACTTTCGCAGGCTGTTTATCAATTAGCAGATGAAATAAAACTGCACCTTCAAAAGATTAAAAAATGA
- a CDS encoding toprim domain-containing protein, which translates to MKTHNISWSSARRICIVKTLAKLGHYPTRKSEKEAWFLSILRSETQASFNVSLVKNLWYDFGEGKGGNVIDLVMLLLNCTFQESLLYLSENADHFYFRPPAEILKKKPTGEIIISGIQEIKNPALIQFLKHRKIPVGIARKFCKEVQYQIKKKKYYSIGLQNHLGGWELRNKYYKNSSSPKSYTYVSRASKTLLVTEGMFDFLSLATLEEDLVKSSDAIILNSVAFVKNIQVFISEYEEVFLYMDNDLAGEKATIFLLRQFSNATDKRFSYKDYNDLNDKLRDEKRTPIKRKGT; encoded by the coding sequence ATGAAAACACATAACATATCGTGGAGTAGTGCCCGGAGAATATGCATAGTAAAAACACTTGCGAAACTTGGGCACTACCCCACCAGGAAATCGGAGAAAGAAGCTTGGTTTCTGAGTATCCTGCGGTCAGAAACACAAGCCTCTTTCAATGTTTCTTTAGTTAAGAATTTATGGTATGACTTCGGAGAAGGTAAAGGTGGTAATGTAATTGACCTGGTAATGCTTCTTCTAAATTGTACGTTTCAGGAAAGTCTGTTATACCTATCAGAGAATGCAGATCATTTTTATTTTCGCCCGCCTGCTGAAATTTTAAAAAAGAAACCTACTGGAGAAATAATAATTTCCGGAATTCAGGAAATAAAAAATCCGGCTTTAATTCAGTTTTTAAAGCATAGAAAAATACCTGTTGGAATAGCCAGAAAATTCTGCAAGGAGGTTCAATATCAGATCAAAAAGAAGAAATATTATTCTATTGGTCTGCAAAATCATCTCGGAGGTTGGGAATTACGCAATAAATATTATAAAAATTCCAGCTCCCCTAAAAGCTATACCTACGTATCCAGAGCTTCTAAAACTTTGTTGGTTACAGAAGGGATGTTTGACTTCTTATCCCTGGCCACCCTCGAGGAAGACCTGGTAAAAAGTTCTGATGCTATTATTCTAAACTCTGTTGCCTTCGTAAAAAACATTCAGGTTTTTATTTCTGAATATGAAGAGGTATTCCTCTATATGGACAATGATTTGGCAGGCGAAAAGGCCACTATTTTCCTACTCCGACAATTCTCAAATGCAACCGATAAGCGGTTTTCTTATAAAGATTATAATGACTTAAATGACAAACTTAGAGATGAAAAGAGGACTCCCATTAAGAGAAAAGGAACCTAA